One Drosophila virilis strain 15010-1051.87 chromosome 5, Dvir_AGI_RSII-ME, whole genome shotgun sequence DNA window includes the following coding sequences:
- the LOC116651245 gene encoding uncharacterized protein, giving the protein MYPMLVSVLLFAAFHMQTAQSKKISFKNRDYPIKYHFFQGLAPRGKFTSVSFDHNTEFFTNMSCWLSPEGKLNVDVYIKRNLPLAMRTSITVQYQIENSANYYTLFSYDVDSCKAMKDLLQFGLTNIWFRNLRKYGNLTSICPMKAGYYDLRNFHLENNSIPAYLGSGNYRIRDVNYYGKNNANNANPKAKKRLPVSSIVLQLQLY; this is encoded by the exons CTGCATTTCACATGCAGACAGCGCAAAGTAAGAAAATATCCTTTAAAAACAGAGACTATCCCATAAAATACCATTTCTTTCAAGGCTTGGCACCACGTGGTAAATTCACAAGCGTGAGCTTTGATCACAATACCGAGTTCTTTACGAATATGTCATGTTGGCTCTCGCCCGAAGGCAAACTTAATGTCGATGTGTATATAAAACGCAACCTGCCTCTGGCCATGCGTACGTCTATTACGGTGCAGTACCAGATCGAGAACTCGGCGAACTATTATACGCTCTTTAGCTATGACGTAGACAGCTGTAAGGCCATGAAAGATCTGCTGCAGTTCGGTCTGACGAACATCTGGTTTCGCAACCTACGCAAATACGGAAATCTAACGAGCATCTGTCCCATGAAGGCT GGTTATTATGATTTGCGCAATTTTCACCTGGAGAACAACAGCATTCCGGCGTATCTGGGGTCAGGCAATTATCGTATCAGAGATGTGAACTATTATGGtaaaaacaatgcaaacaaTGCGAACCCCAAGGCAAAGAAACGTCTCCCTGTCTCGTCTATCgttttgcaattgcaattgtattAA